A stretch of Arachis hypogaea cultivar Tifrunner chromosome 15, arahy.Tifrunner.gnm2.J5K5, whole genome shotgun sequence DNA encodes these proteins:
- the LOC140179009 gene encoding uncharacterized protein isoform X2 has protein sequence MLDIEEDIRSLQLDSVGVCISKEEYLKSKQKVEEKSKEKEIEWGKGLAQKREAEAQLKELEIEKHKLLHATGFLIEKESFELFMLVAGVIICSQLLVLMAFLPVVLDLVMQL, from the exons ATGCTAGATATCGAGGAGGACATTCGTTCTTTACAGCTTGATTCTGTGG GAGTATGCATTTCCAAGGAAGAATACTTGAAgtcaaaacagaaagtagaagaAAAGTCAAAG GAGAAGGAAATAGAGTGGGGCAAGGGCTTGGCTCAGAAGAGGGAAGCTGAGGCTCAGCTGAAGGAACTTGAAATTGAGAAGCACAAGCTTTTGCACGCAACAG GTTTTTTGATCGAGAAGGAAAGCTTCGAGCTATTTATGTTGGTGGCCGGTGTCATCATTTGTTCTCAACTTTTGGTGCTGATGGCATTCCTTCCTGTGGTTTTGGATTTGGTGATGCAATTGTAG
- the LOC140179009 gene encoding uncharacterized protein isoform X1, whose product MLDIEEDIRSLQLDSVGVCISKEEYLKSKQKVEEKSKEKEIEWGKGLAQKREAEAQLKELEIEKHKLLHATVGFLIEKESFELFMLVAGVIICSQLLVLMAFLPVVLDLVMQL is encoded by the exons ATGCTAGATATCGAGGAGGACATTCGTTCTTTACAGCTTGATTCTGTGG GAGTATGCATTTCCAAGGAAGAATACTTGAAgtcaaaacagaaagtagaagaAAAGTCAAAG GAGAAGGAAATAGAGTGGGGCAAGGGCTTGGCTCAGAAGAGGGAAGCTGAGGCTCAGCTGAAGGAACTTGAAATTGAGAAGCACAAGCTTTTGCACGCAACAG TAGGTTTTTTGATCGAGAAGGAAAGCTTCGAGCTATTTATGTTGGTGGCCGGTGTCATCATTTGTTCTCAACTTTTGGTGCTGATGGCATTCCTTCCTGTGGTTTTGGATTTGGTGATGCAATTGTAG